Proteins from a genomic interval of Ranitomeya imitator isolate aRanImi1 unplaced genomic scaffold, aRanImi1.pri SCAFFOLD_315, whole genome shotgun sequence:
- the LOC138654429 gene encoding polyadenylate-binding protein 1-like encodes MATSALSHSTATLYVGDLLPEVTEEMLHEKFTPAGNILSVIICRDKITGQSLGYAYINFQQPEDAERALDTMNFEDMNGKAMRIMWCQRNPSVIKSRIGNIFIKNLDKTIDSKLLYDTFSAFGSIMSCKVVCDENGSKGYGFVHFETRESAQKAIDSLNGKILNDQKVYIEHSKSSHKREPEVVASSLYTNVYINNFGENMDDERLKELFSKYGPTRSVKVMTDQNGTSKGFGFVSFKKHEDALKAVNEMNGKDVNGKAIYVGRAQKKLERQPEVRRTFEQINQEWITSSQGVNLYINNLADCIDDRLLHQVFSRYGTIISAKVMMEGRRSKGFGFVCFSAPEEATKAVTEMNGRIVDSKPLYVAFAQCKKDRLAPLANQKKMDHIRIVPNQVINTYQPPPPPSFIMPPASQVQNHAGCCHTVPKPQVVPSPSRTPQSMFN; translated from the exons ATGGCCACTAGCGCACTCAGCCACAGTACAGCAACCCTGTATGTTGGGGATCTCCTTCCGGAGGTCACAGAGGAGATGCTGCATGAAAAGTTCACTCCTGCCGGCAACATTTTGTCAGTCATCATATGCAGAGACAAGATCACCGGTCAGTCTCTTGGCTACGCTTACATCAATTTCCAGCAGCCGGAGGACG CGGAGCGAGCTCTGGATACCATGAACTTTGAAGACATGAATGGCAAAGCGATGCGCATTATGTGGTGTCAGCGCAACCCGTCCGTAATAAAGAGCAGGATCGGCAACATTTTTATCAAGAACCTGGATAAGACCATCGATAGTAAATTACTGTACGACACATTTTCTGCTTTTGGCAGCATCATGTCGTGTAAG GTCGTGTGTGACGAAAATGGATCTAAAGGTTATGGGTTTGTACATTTCGAGACCCGCGAATCAGCCCAGAAGGCCATTGACTCGTTGAATGGCAAGATCCTAAATGACCAGAAAGT GTATATTGAACATTCCAAGTCCAGTCACAAACGAGAACCTGAAGTTGTTGCCAGTTCTTTATACACTAATGTTTACATCAATAACTTTGGAGAAAATATGGACGATGAACGGCTCAAGGAATTGTTCAGCAAATACG GGCCTACACGGAGCGTTAAAGTCATGACTGATCAAAATGGGACGTCCAAGGGATTCGGCTTTGTGAGCTTTAAGAAACACGAGGACGCCCTAAAA GCCGTGAATGAAATGAATGGTAAAGATGTGAATGGTAAGGCCATTTATGTTGGAAGAGCCCAGAAGAAGTTGGAAAGACAACCAGAGGTTAGGAGGACGTTCGAGCAAATAAACCAAGAATGGATCACCAGTTCCCAG GGTGTCAATCTCTACATTAACAATCTTGCAGATTGCATTGATGACAGGCTACTGCATCAGGTGTTTTCCCGTTATGGCACCATCATCAGTGCTAAG GTCATGATGGAAGGTAGACGCAGCAAAGGGTTTGGTTTTGTCTGCTTCTCCGCTCCCGAGGAAGCAACCAAAGCGGTCACAGAGATGAACGGAAGGATTGTAGACTCCAAGCCATTGTATGTCGCCTTTGCACAGTGTAAGAAGGATCGGCTAGCTCCTCTAGCCAACCAGAAGAAGATGGATCATATCCGAATTGTACCCAACCAAGTCATCAATACCTACCAACCACCACCACCTCCCAGCTTTATAATGCCACCTGCTTCACAA GTCCAGAACCATGCAGGATGCTGTCATACAGTACCGAAACCGCAGGTTGTGCCAAGTCCTAGCCGGACACCACAAAGTATGTTCAATTAA